In a single window of the Salvelinus namaycush isolate Seneca chromosome 6, SaNama_1.0, whole genome shotgun sequence genome:
- the LOC120049500 gene encoding uncharacterized protein LOC120049500, with product MFISHRIILLKITEVDVADSGLYCCGMFDKFIIFTNATVLKVQVHALAGTEPSAIQQESGLMSANVGDTMVLQCLYKGEMAMHFSWYKQPFREKPHLISTVYKYDKSATFYHEFKDNPRFSVQSSNGVNHLSISDMKGSDSATYYCGSAHSNVVEFGKGTILNVKGSESNSKIVLQQPVSESFQPGVSVTLNCTIHTETCAGGHSVYWFRNGSGESCPGMIYTHGDRSDQCEKSSEAGSHTQRCVYKLPKRNLSLSDAGTYYCAVASCGEILFGDGAKLDIHGKYNMLVY from the exons ATGTTCATCAGCCATAGAATAATCTTACTCAAAATCACAGAGGTGGATGTAGCTGATTCTGGTCTGTACTGCTGTGGAATGTTTGATAAATTCATAATCTTCACCAATGCGACTGTCCTGAAGGTCCAAG TTCATGCGCTAGCTGGGACTGAGCCCTCTGCCATACAACAGGAGAGTGGTCTCATGTCAGCCAATGTTGGAGACACAATGGTCCTGCAATGCCTCTATAAAGGCGAAATGGCCATGCATTTCTCCTGGTACAAGCAACCCTTCAGAGAAAAACCTCATCTCATCTCAACCGTCTATAAGTATGACAAAAGTGCTACATTTTACCATGAGTTTAAGGATAACCCTCGGTTCTCAGTGCAAAGCAGCAACGGCGTAAATCACCTCAGCATCTCAGACATGAAAGGCTCGGATTCAGCCACATACTACTGTGGGAGCGCACACTCAAACGTGGTGGAATTTGGAAAAGGAACCATTCTCAATGTAAAAG GTTCAGAGTCCAACAGTAAGATTGTGCTCCAGCAGCCTGTATCTGAGTCATTCCAGCCAGGGGTCTCTGTGACTCtgaactgtacaatacacactgagacatgtgCAGGAGGACACAGTGTCTATTGGTTCAGAAATGGCTCAGGAGAATCCTGTCCAGGAATGATTTATACCCATGGAGACAGGAGTGATCAGTGTGAGAAGAGCTCTGAGGCTGGGTCTCATACACAGAGATGTGTCTACAAGCTCCCCAAGAGGAACCTCAGCCTCTCTGATGCTGGGACTTACTACTGTGCTGTGGCTTCATGTGGGGAGATACTGTTTGGAGACGGGGCCAAGCTGGACATTCATGGTAAATATAATATGCTTGTTTATTAA